The following are encoded in a window of Alosa sapidissima isolate fAloSap1 chromosome 12, fAloSap1.pri, whole genome shotgun sequence genomic DNA:
- the plpp2b gene encoding phospholipid phosphatase 2b, which yields MTDMRKKKLYVLVDVLCVFVASLPFIIMNLVFRPYQRGIYCDDESIRYPLKPDTITHGLLAAVTISCTVIIISSGEAYLVYTKKIYSNSEFNQYAAALYKVVGTFLFGAAVSQSLTDLAKFTIGRPRPNFMTVCAPKICKGYVPQINCTGSPRDVTESRLSFYSGHSSFGMYCMVFLALYVQARLVAKWARLLRPTIQFFLVAFAVYVGYTRVSDYKHHWSDVLVGLLQGALIALLTVRYVSDFFKQRPPRCSSPETVESDALERKPSMQMVDSEHNNHYTYPGPV from the exons CATCCCTGCCCTTCATCATCATGAACTTGGTGTTCCGGCCATACCAGCGGGGCATCTACTGTGACGACGAGAGCATCCGATACCCCCTGAAGCCCGACACCATCACCCACGGTCTGCTGGCAGCCGTCACCATCTCCTGCACTGTCATTATA ATAAGCTCTGGTGAGGCCTACCTGGTCTACACCAAGAAAATCTACTCCAACTCGGAGTTCAACCAGTATGCGGCTGCCCTGTACAAAGTGGTCGGGACCTTCCTGTTTGGTGCCGCCGTTAGCCAGTCCCTCACCGATCTGGCCAAGTTTACCATTGGGCGCCCGCGGCCTAATTTTATGACCGTCTGCGCCCCAAAAATCTGCAAGGGCTATGTGCCACAGATCAACTGCACCGGGAGCCCCAGGGACGTCACCGAGTCTAG GCTGTCATTCTACTCTGGTCACTCCTCATTTGGAATGTACTGCATGGTGTTTTTGGCG CTGTACGTGCAGGCCCGGCTGGTCGCTAAGTGGGCCAGGCTGCTGCGGCCCACAATCCAGTTCTTCCTGGTGGCGTTCGCCGTCTACGTGGGCTACACACGCGTGTCCGACTACAAGCACCACTGGAGCGATGTGCTGGTGGGGCTCCTGCAGGGAGCACTTATAGCCCTGCTCACT GTGCGTTATGTGTCGGACTTCTTCAAGCAGCGGCCCCCTCGCTGCTCTAGCCCTGAGACGGTGGAGAGCGACGCCCTGGAGCGCAAGCCCAGCATGCAGATGGTCGACTCCGAACACAACAACCATTACACCTACCCTGGCCCCGTGTGA